One part of the Sorangiineae bacterium MSr11954 genome encodes these proteins:
- a CDS encoding DUF882 domain-containing protein: MTGINGVGGSQEIVGRTAYAAEKTTSPGLAGSAPNGEVREIREVPRVEVASSVQSAPTPTAIWTERLDPIRVYYANTEDEISIRLYSADGSVDPNALASFRSIVAAKGAEPAPMHPRLVQLVMKAAYHFGAHSVVVVSAYRPSRSRSAGKHATGEAIDFKLKGVSSKKIASYVRHFPRAGVGIYTHPDTQYVHLDVREESFHWLDASPPGKHAHEKKLNDPTREERDLAYTPESDLPLD; this comes from the coding sequence ATGACTGGAATAAATGGCGTGGGCGGGTCGCAGGAAATCGTCGGGAGGACGGCGTATGCGGCGGAAAAGACGACTTCGCCTGGCCTTGCTGGTTCCGCGCCAAACGGCGAAGTACGCGAAATCCGTGAGGTTCCTCGGGTCGAGGTCGCGTCGTCCGTTCAGAGCGCGCCGACGCCCACCGCCATCTGGACGGAGCGGCTCGATCCCATTCGAGTGTATTATGCAAATACGGAGGACGAGATCTCCATTCGACTCTATTCCGCGGATGGAAGCGTGGATCCGAACGCGCTGGCCTCGTTTCGCAGCATCGTCGCCGCCAAAGGGGCCGAGCCTGCGCCCATGCATCCACGATTGGTCCAGCTCGTAATGAAGGCAGCTTACCATTTCGGAGCCCATTCCGTCGTCGTGGTTTCCGCATACCGTCCCTCGCGCTCACGTTCCGCGGGCAAACATGCCACGGGAGAAGCAATCGATTTCAAGCTCAAAGGCGTGAGCTCGAAGAAAATTGCGTCCTATGTCCGCCATTTTCCACGCGCTGGTGTTGGAATTTACACGCACCCTGACACTCAATACGTTCACCTCGATGTGCGCGAGGAGAGCTTCCACTGGCTCGACGCGTCACCGCCCGGCAAACACGCGCACGAAAAAAAGCTGAACGATCCCACGCGCGAAGAGCGCGACCTCGCCTACACCCCCGAGAGCGATCTGCCGCTCGATTGA
- a CDS encoding ATP-binding protein has translation MMDKVPSGEFRGVAASLVATSMDRTSDIEERAPVRRQLRFLGDLRELMESLESAESAEGACALAAEALVANGRDVSCVFIYLVDREGEHTRLVARCGPGWVHDATIVLRQSAFCGATEVIGDLDRHVVVRERSAVGEVPRVGLIVPAKEPRGVMPRAILVIGLSDLDSAASLENELYAFFDLAATQLGSRIGRLYAEEQQRARTASMAARDRAKTDFVGTVSHEFRTPLTLVLGPIEDAIDDESLPHEHRARLALVRRNAQRLAKLADSLLDFSRVETGRVDAIFHEVDLPAFTADLASAFRSAIERAGLRLTLELAPLSAPAFVDRDMWEKIVLNLLSNALKFTFEGEIRVSLQQQGGCVELRVRDTGSGIPEAEIGRVFERFHRVRGVRSRTHEGTGIGLALVKDLVKIHGGDIAVESQLGTGTQFTVTIPTGSLHLPQSRVSRQQASARASAGVATYVEEALRWLPGSEERHSTLPPPSSSIVGVGPSASRARILLADDNADIRSYMTRLLGKHWDVTAVADGQAALDKAREHRPDLIVTDVMMPRMDGFALLRAIREDARLKTTPVILLTARAGQESTVEGFAAGADDYVLKPFSARELVARVRTHLELSRVRRQSEMEQETARTHAERLNRMKDEFLATVSHELRTPLQAILGWVKLLSDGQVKPERVAKAISVIERNARAQAQLIEDILDVSRIIAGKIRLDLKPVDMVGIIHGAIDTIRPAAQKKQVEVVCTLGPALGGVVGDSDRLQQVVWNLLSNAVKFTPSGGKVAIFATVSRGRVEIRVTDTGEGINPAFLPHVFERFRQADGTTTRSQGGLGLGLAIVRHIVELHGGTVEADSSGIGMGATFAVHLPVRTLMSTARFADRDSGTHATAASMRRLSGMRIMVVDDEEDARDLVMEVLRENGAEPRGARTVCDAMNMLDELRPDVILCDIGMPVDDGYTLIRRLRALEAERKTPPIPALALTAYARHEDKRKALEAGYHMHVPKPVEPAALVEAIARWSSPSHALTMEDLEETGTK, from the coding sequence ATGATGGACAAGGTGCCTTCGGGCGAGTTTCGAGGGGTGGCTGCGTCGCTGGTAGCCACCAGCATGGACCGAACGAGCGACATCGAAGAGCGCGCGCCGGTGCGCCGTCAGCTTCGGTTCCTGGGCGACTTGCGCGAACTGATGGAGAGCCTCGAATCGGCCGAGAGCGCGGAGGGGGCATGCGCGCTCGCGGCCGAGGCGCTCGTCGCGAACGGTCGCGATGTGTCCTGTGTATTCATCTATCTCGTGGACCGCGAGGGGGAGCACACCCGCTTGGTGGCGCGCTGCGGTCCAGGTTGGGTGCATGATGCAACCATCGTCCTACGGCAGAGCGCCTTCTGCGGCGCCACCGAGGTGATCGGCGATTTGGATCGCCACGTGGTCGTGCGCGAGCGCTCCGCCGTGGGTGAGGTGCCGCGCGTGGGGCTCATCGTGCCGGCCAAGGAGCCGCGCGGGGTGATGCCTCGGGCCATCCTGGTCATCGGCCTCTCCGATCTGGACTCGGCGGCTTCGCTCGAGAACGAGCTGTACGCGTTCTTCGATCTGGCGGCCACGCAGCTGGGCAGCCGCATCGGCCGCCTCTATGCGGAAGAGCAGCAGCGCGCCCGCACTGCGTCGATGGCCGCGCGCGACCGCGCCAAGACCGACTTCGTGGGCACCGTGAGCCACGAGTTCCGCACCCCGCTCACCCTCGTCCTCGGCCCCATCGAAGACGCCATCGACGACGAATCCCTCCCCCACGAGCACCGCGCCCGCCTCGCGCTCGTGCGCCGCAACGCCCAGCGGCTCGCCAAGCTGGCCGACTCCCTCCTCGACTTTTCGCGCGTGGAGACCGGCCGGGTCGACGCCATCTTCCACGAGGTCGATCTCCCGGCCTTCACGGCCGATCTCGCGAGCGCCTTCCGTTCGGCCATCGAACGCGCGGGGCTCCGGCTCACCTTGGAGCTCGCGCCGCTGTCGGCGCCGGCGTTCGTGGACCGCGACATGTGGGAGAAGATCGTGCTGAATCTCCTCTCGAACGCCCTGAAGTTCACCTTCGAGGGCGAGATCCGCGTCTCGCTCCAGCAGCAGGGCGGCTGTGTCGAGCTTCGCGTGCGCGACACCGGGAGCGGCATCCCCGAGGCCGAGATCGGGCGCGTGTTCGAGCGCTTCCACCGGGTGCGCGGCGTGCGCTCGAGGACGCACGAGGGCACGGGCATCGGCCTGGCGCTGGTGAAGGATCTGGTGAAAATTCACGGCGGCGACATCGCCGTCGAGAGCCAGCTGGGCACGGGCACGCAGTTCACGGTGACCATCCCCACCGGCTCGCTCCACCTGCCGCAGAGCCGCGTGAGCCGTCAGCAAGCATCGGCGCGCGCCTCGGCCGGCGTGGCCACCTATGTCGAGGAGGCGCTGCGCTGGCTTCCCGGCTCCGAGGAGCGCCACTCCACCTTGCCGCCGCCGTCGTCGAGCATCGTGGGCGTGGGCCCGAGCGCGAGCCGCGCGCGCATCCTCCTCGCCGACGACAACGCCGACATCCGCTCGTACATGACGCGCCTGCTCGGCAAGCACTGGGATGTCACCGCCGTCGCCGACGGCCAAGCGGCGCTCGACAAAGCGCGCGAGCACCGCCCCGACTTGATCGTGACAGACGTGATGATGCCGCGGATGGACGGCTTCGCCTTGCTCCGGGCTATCCGAGAGGACGCGCGGCTCAAGACGACGCCGGTCATCCTCCTCACGGCGCGCGCGGGGCAAGAGTCCACGGTGGAGGGCTTCGCCGCCGGCGCCGACGACTACGTGCTCAAGCCGTTCTCGGCGCGCGAGCTGGTGGCGCGGGTGCGCACGCACCTGGAGCTCTCGCGGGTGCGGCGTCAATCCGAGATGGAGCAGGAGACGGCGCGCACGCACGCCGAGCGCCTCAATCGGATGAAGGACGAGTTTCTGGCCACCGTCTCCCACGAGCTGCGCACGCCGCTGCAGGCCATCTTGGGCTGGGTGAAGCTCCTGAGCGATGGCCAGGTGAAGCCCGAGCGGGTGGCCAAGGCCATCAGCGTCATCGAGCGCAACGCGCGGGCGCAGGCGCAGCTCATCGAGGACATCCTCGATGTGTCGCGCATCATCGCGGGAAAGATCCGGCTCGATTTGAAGCCGGTCGATATGGTGGGCATCATCCACGGCGCCATCGACACCATCCGTCCGGCGGCGCAGAAGAAGCAGGTCGAGGTGGTGTGCACCTTGGGGCCTGCGCTCGGCGGGGTGGTGGGCGACTCCGATCGACTGCAGCAGGTCGTGTGGAACCTGTTGTCGAACGCCGTGAAGTTCACGCCCTCGGGCGGCAAGGTCGCCATCTTCGCCACGGTGAGCCGAGGGCGGGTCGAGATTCGCGTGACCGACACGGGCGAGGGCATCAACCCGGCGTTCTTGCCCCATGTGTTCGAGCGCTTCCGTCAAGCCGATGGCACCACCACCCGCTCCCAAGGCGGCCTCGGTCTCGGCCTGGCCATCGTGCGGCACATCGTGGAGCTCCACGGCGGCACGGTGGAGGCCGACAGCTCCGGGATCGGCATGGGCGCGACCTTCGCCGTGCACCTCCCGGTGCGCACCTTGATGTCCACCGCGCGATTTGCCGATCGCGACTCGGGTACGCACGCCACCGCGGCCAGCATGCGGCGCCTCAGTGGGATGCGCATCATGGTGGTCGACGACGAAGAGGACGCGCGCGACCTGGTGATGGAGGTCCTTCGCGAGAACGGCGCCGAGCCACGCGGCGCGCGGACCGTGTGCGACGCCATGAACATGCTCGACGAGCTCCGCCCCGACGTCATCCTCTGCGACATCGGGATGCCCGTCGACGATGGCTACACGTTGATCCGGCGTCTGCGCGCGCTGGAGGCGGAGCGCAAAACTCCGCCCATTCCGGCTCTGGCGCTCACGGCGTACGCGCGTCATGAGGACAAGCGAAAGGCGCTCGAGGCGGGGTACCATATGCACGTCCCGAAGCCCGTCGAACCGGCTGCCTTGGTGGAGGCCATTGCGCGCTGGTCGTCGCCTTCACACGCGCTGACCATGGAGGATCTGGAGGAGACGGGCACGAAGTAG
- a CDS encoding sulfatase-like hydrolase/transferase: MQKSRYISSRIGLHIALLAFAVQWVLLDLALRGLSPYRKDPRLLLTAIASVLSSFVVGNIFWRPVVRAALAGGVASLTVIDVVVYRHYHVPLDEQVIETALFAWSDVKPVAIAMLPGAALTIAVAGALEYGLLTFAARGAVLHRTRARAVVFAAGVLALLAGGELRDGTLEVRLAHAATLAWEPARAPEASGGAEVHVVPLASRRARLPNVLFVLTESVRADDYCSGYDPACKIAPRVASLLPKRVPLRGMRSVASYTAVSVSALLTGRSQLGPRGEILAAPTWFDFARATRAGERSVAPSVIYWSAQSERVFERKDLRSALDSFVTMETLLGHAVGDEDKMIDRGVDRLLAEHVVRNFSALKAPYFVTLHFGGTHAPYFVDPQKTPFVPWERTVAWSHMSPLHNAYRNSIYEQDESIAKCISRFLEAQGDSPWIIVFTSDHGEEFGEHHAIHHGQNLYDEQTHVPGFIAYGNGALEPEEEAQLRAREDDMVTHLDLLPTILDGYGVLDAMGMEPHRARFAGRSLLRAMPAEREPLPVTNCTEMFPCPLSTWGMLGTERLLVAQPWDSGFHCMHVQTGLEVAAGDGVCRKMVEASRAYFPELPNRTPNR; encoded by the coding sequence ATGCAAAAAAGTAGGTACATATCGTCCCGCATTGGGTTGCACATTGCGCTGCTCGCATTCGCCGTGCAGTGGGTGCTGCTCGATCTGGCGCTCCGGGGCCTGTCTCCTTATCGAAAAGATCCGCGTCTTTTGCTGACGGCGATCGCGAGTGTGCTTTCGAGTTTCGTTGTGGGGAATATTTTCTGGCGACCTGTTGTACGTGCGGCGCTCGCGGGGGGCGTCGCGTCGTTGACGGTGATCGACGTGGTCGTGTATCGGCACTACCACGTGCCGCTCGACGAGCAAGTGATCGAGACGGCGCTGTTCGCGTGGTCCGACGTGAAGCCGGTGGCCATCGCCATGCTGCCGGGGGCGGCGCTCACCATCGCCGTGGCGGGCGCCTTGGAGTACGGCCTGCTCACGTTCGCAGCGCGCGGCGCGGTGCTGCATCGCACGCGGGCGCGCGCCGTGGTCTTTGCGGCGGGGGTGCTCGCGCTGCTCGCGGGCGGCGAGCTTCGCGATGGAACCTTGGAGGTGCGGTTGGCGCACGCCGCGACGTTGGCTTGGGAGCCGGCGCGCGCGCCCGAGGCCTCCGGCGGCGCGGAGGTGCATGTCGTGCCGCTCGCGTCGCGGCGGGCGAGGCTGCCCAATGTGCTCTTCGTGCTCACGGAGAGCGTGCGCGCCGACGACTATTGTTCGGGCTACGATCCGGCGTGCAAAATCGCTCCGCGGGTGGCGTCGCTCTTGCCGAAGCGGGTGCCGCTGCGCGGGATGCGCTCGGTCGCCAGCTACACGGCGGTCTCCGTTTCGGCCTTGCTCACGGGGCGCTCGCAGCTCGGGCCCCGGGGCGAGATCCTGGCGGCGCCCACGTGGTTCGACTTCGCCCGCGCGACGCGCGCCGGTGAGAGGTCGGTCGCGCCGTCGGTGATCTATTGGTCGGCCCAGTCCGAGCGAGTGTTCGAGCGGAAGGATCTGCGCTCGGCGCTCGATTCGTTCGTCACCATGGAGACGTTGCTCGGCCACGCGGTGGGGGACGAGGACAAAATGATCGACCGCGGCGTCGACCGTTTGCTGGCGGAGCATGTGGTCCGAAATTTTTCGGCCTTGAAGGCGCCGTATTTCGTGACGCTCCACTTCGGCGGCACCCACGCGCCCTATTTCGTCGATCCGCAGAAGACGCCGTTCGTGCCTTGGGAGCGGACGGTGGCCTGGTCGCATATGTCGCCTTTGCACAATGCGTATCGCAATTCGATTTACGAACAGGACGAGAGTATTGCGAAATGCATCTCGCGCTTCTTGGAGGCGCAGGGCGACTCGCCGTGGATCATCGTGTTCACGAGCGATCACGGTGAAGAGTTCGGGGAGCACCACGCCATTCACCACGGGCAGAATCTGTACGACGAGCAAACCCACGTTCCGGGGTTCATCGCGTACGGCAACGGCGCGCTGGAGCCCGAGGAAGAAGCGCAATTGCGGGCGCGCGAGGACGATATGGTGACGCACCTCGATCTGTTGCCCACCATCCTGGACGGCTACGGCGTGCTCGATGCGATGGGGATGGAGCCGCACCGGGCGCGGTTCGCGGGGCGGAGTCTGCTGCGCGCGATGCCGGCGGAGCGGGAGCCGCTGCCGGTCACCAATTGCACCGAGATGTTTCCATGTCCGTTGAGCACGTGGGGCATGCTGGGGACGGAGCGGTTGTTGGTGGCGCAGCCGTGGGATAGTGGGTTTCACTGCATGCACGTCCAAACGGGCTTGGAGGTTGCGGCGGGTGATGGCGTCTGCCGAAAGATGGTGGAGGCGTCGCGCGCGTATTTTCCCGAGCTGCCGAATCGAACGCCGAATCGGTAG
- a CDS encoding serine/threonine protein kinase: MAKIASGGMANVYLGRARPRDSGEHPDKADNGVDHMVAIKVPLHELSQDDQGIKMFLDEAKILSRLSHPNLIRTVGYGTTGDYHFIAMELLVGRTLMDVWDTCAGLKVAMRLDMSAWIIARVAEGLHYAHELTDSSGSSLGIIHRDVNPSNIFLTYAGEIKLFDFGLAKSVGRSSKSQAGIVKGKLPYLSPEQILQMPIDRRSDLFTLGTTLWEMTTMRRLFRRENDIATVKAVRSAPIPDPRTVVRGYPDELANIVIRALDREPDRRYATAADLGRELDAFVKRTSKGVDMSALTPAMLDRLFPGDRARQVGWLRRRTTPPPLEPVVEKQRPVKRKSP, encoded by the coding sequence AACGGTGTGGACCACATGGTGGCCATCAAGGTGCCGCTGCATGAGCTCTCGCAGGACGATCAGGGCATCAAGATGTTCCTGGACGAGGCCAAGATCCTCTCGCGCCTCTCGCACCCCAACCTGATTCGCACCGTGGGCTACGGCACCACCGGCGACTACCACTTCATCGCGATGGAGCTCCTGGTGGGGCGCACGTTGATGGACGTGTGGGACACGTGCGCGGGCCTCAAGGTGGCGATGCGCCTCGACATGAGCGCGTGGATCATCGCCCGCGTGGCCGAGGGGCTGCACTACGCGCACGAGCTGACGGATTCCTCCGGCAGCTCGCTGGGGATCATCCACCGCGACGTGAACCCGAGCAACATCTTCCTGACGTACGCCGGCGAGATCAAGCTGTTCGATTTCGGGTTGGCCAAGTCGGTGGGGCGCTCGTCGAAGAGCCAGGCGGGCATCGTCAAAGGGAAGCTGCCGTACCTATCGCCCGAGCAGATCCTGCAGATGCCCATCGACCGCCGCAGCGATCTCTTTACGCTCGGCACGACGCTCTGGGAAATGACCACGATGCGCCGCCTATTCCGGCGCGAGAACGATATCGCGACGGTCAAAGCCGTCCGCAGCGCCCCCATCCCCGATCCGCGCACGGTGGTGCGGGGCTACCCCGACGAGCTGGCGAACATCGTCATCCGCGCGCTCGACCGCGAGCCCGATCGCCGCTACGCCACGGCGGCCGATCTGGGGCGCGAGCTCGACGCCTTCGTCAAACGCACCTCCAAGGGCGTCGACATGTCGGCGCTCACCCCTGCGATGCTCGACCGCCTCTTTCCGGGCGACCGCGCGCGCCAGGTGGGCTGGTTGAGGCGCCGGACCACACCGCCGCCGCTCGAGCCCGTGGTGGAGAAGCAGCGGCCCGTGAAGCGCAAGTCGCCGTAG
- a CDS encoding nucleotidyltransferase family protein produces the protein MSSPFLRTPRYENGRMREPPHASASIPSEAFYARCLESLSHANVAFLAGGSYALMQYCHLVRETKDLDLFVRESDLETVLAVLRKSGCWTELPFPHWLAKAHAGEDFVDIIFNSGNGLTAVDDDWFTYATRTTLFGVQVALCPIEETIWSKSFVMERERFDGADIAHLIMAQGHRIDWQRLLRRFGSRWPVLLGHLVLYGFIYPDEPTIPAWVMEELFRRGRAELAHRKSTSSGRDPKRGPVCRGTLLSREQYLTDLGRGFQDGRLPPHGTMNPRTIAIWTEAIRKNR, from the coding sequence ATGAGCTCACCGTTTCTACGCACACCGCGTTACGAAAACGGCCGAATGCGCGAGCCCCCGCACGCGTCGGCGTCCATTCCGAGCGAGGCATTCTATGCGCGTTGTTTGGAGAGCCTCTCCCACGCCAACGTGGCGTTTTTGGCAGGTGGGTCGTATGCGCTGATGCAGTATTGTCATCTCGTTCGCGAGACGAAGGATCTCGATCTGTTCGTGCGCGAGTCCGATCTGGAGACCGTGCTCGCGGTGCTGCGAAAGTCGGGATGCTGGACGGAGCTGCCGTTTCCGCATTGGCTGGCCAAGGCGCACGCCGGCGAGGATTTCGTCGACATCATTTTCAACTCGGGAAACGGCCTTACCGCCGTGGATGACGATTGGTTCACGTACGCCACACGCACGACGCTCTTCGGCGTACAGGTCGCACTCTGCCCCATCGAGGAGACCATTTGGTCCAAGTCCTTCGTCATGGAGCGCGAGCGGTTCGATGGAGCCGACATCGCTCACCTTATCATGGCGCAAGGGCATCGCATCGATTGGCAGCGCCTCCTTCGCCGATTCGGCTCGCGCTGGCCGGTGCTGCTCGGGCACCTGGTGCTCTACGGCTTCATTTACCCGGACGAGCCGACGATCCCCGCCTGGGTGATGGAGGAGCTCTTTCGCCGCGGCCGCGCCGAGCTGGCGCATCGAAAGAGCACCTCGTCGGGTCGCGATCCCAAGCGCGGGCCCGTGTGCCGTGGCACCTTGCTGTCGCGCGAGCAGTATCTCACCGACCTAGGACGTGGTTTTCAGGATGGGCGACTCCCACCTCATGGAACGATGAACCCCCGCACCATCGCAATCTGGACGGAGGCGATACGAAAGAATCGTTGA
- a CDS encoding formylglycine-generating enzyme family protein, giving the protein MSRILGACVFAGVLSLSAPALPRIDESQAAEGVHGALAKRCPSEMTLVGQTCVDRYEASLVEVLEDGTEVPFSPYEIPKRHRVRAVSRAGVVPQAYTSMYEAQRACGASGKRLCHGREWKAACRGPDNTRYPYGPSRVKGACVDTHRVSPIMKLFGGGHFGSQMNDPRLNQLEGTVAPTGTATACTNHYGVHDMVGNLHEWTDDGIFRGGYYLDTEINGEGCDYVTAAHIPAYHDYSTGFRCCADADSLPIEEEEPPPSSSDKSQSTPPDARLAARDAVETQDDHAPPTWDLGASTTRALAPRPRRSRRRR; this is encoded by the coding sequence ATGTCTCGAATTCTGGGAGCGTGTGTTTTTGCGGGCGTGCTCTCACTTTCCGCCCCGGCGCTGCCGCGAATCGACGAGTCGCAGGCCGCGGAGGGGGTGCACGGAGCGCTGGCGAAGCGCTGCCCTTCGGAGATGACCCTGGTGGGCCAGACCTGCGTGGACCGGTACGAGGCCTCCTTGGTCGAAGTGCTCGAGGATGGGACCGAGGTCCCGTTCAGCCCCTACGAGATCCCGAAGAGGCATCGGGTGCGCGCCGTCTCGCGGGCGGGCGTGGTGCCGCAAGCGTATACCTCGATGTACGAGGCGCAGCGCGCTTGCGGCGCGTCCGGCAAACGACTCTGCCATGGGCGCGAGTGGAAGGCGGCGTGCCGCGGACCGGACAACACGCGCTACCCGTACGGCCCCTCGCGCGTGAAGGGCGCGTGCGTGGACACGCATCGGGTCTCGCCCATCATGAAGCTCTTTGGCGGAGGCCACTTCGGCAGCCAAATGAACGATCCGCGGCTGAACCAGCTGGAGGGCACGGTCGCCCCCACGGGGACCGCCACCGCCTGCACCAACCACTACGGCGTCCACGACATGGTCGGCAACCTCCACGAGTGGACCGACGACGGCATCTTCCGCGGCGGCTATTACCTCGACACCGAAATCAACGGCGAGGGCTGCGACTACGTCACGGCCGCCCACATCCCGGCCTACCACGACTACTCGACCGGCTTCCGCTGCTGCGCCGACGCCGACTCCCTCCCCATCGAGGAGGAAGAACCTCCGCCATCCTCGTCGGACAAATCCCAGAGCACTCCGCCCGACGCCCGCCTCGCCGCGCGCGATGCCGTCGAGACCCAAGACGATCACGCGCCCCCCACCTGGGACCTCGGCGCCTCCACCACCCGCGCCCTCGCGCCCCGCCCTCGCCGCAGCCGCCGCCGGCGCTGA
- a CDS encoding metallophosphoesterase encodes MSEDKPRARVRIAAVGDLHCRKTSMHSISPLLESVNERADVLVLCGDLTDHGTSEEAHILAKELAGVRIPKVGVLGNHDYETGQPEEVTKILEQAGIEILDGEAVEICGVGFAGAKGFIGGFGRGTLGAWGESAIKRIVQEAIDEALKLESALSRLRTERRVAILHYAPVRDTVEGEPVEIFPYLGCGRLAEPLNRYPVDALFHGHAHHGCPEGRTNTGVPVYNVALPLLRTLPESPTYRLLTLGA; translated from the coding sequence ATGAGCGAAGACAAACCTCGCGCGCGGGTGCGCATCGCCGCCGTCGGCGATCTGCACTGCCGCAAGACGTCGATGCACTCGATTTCACCGCTCCTCGAGTCCGTCAATGAACGGGCCGACGTCCTCGTGTTGTGTGGCGATCTCACCGATCACGGCACATCGGAAGAGGCGCATATCCTGGCGAAAGAGCTGGCGGGGGTGCGCATTCCAAAGGTCGGCGTACTGGGCAATCACGACTACGAGACGGGGCAGCCGGAAGAGGTCACCAAGATCCTCGAGCAGGCTGGAATCGAGATTCTGGACGGCGAGGCCGTGGAGATCTGCGGGGTCGGCTTCGCCGGCGCCAAAGGGTTCATTGGCGGGTTCGGCCGCGGAACCCTCGGCGCTTGGGGTGAGTCGGCCATCAAGCGCATCGTGCAAGAGGCCATCGACGAGGCGCTCAAGCTGGAGTCCGCGCTCAGCCGATTGCGCACCGAGCGCCGCGTGGCGATTCTCCACTACGCGCCGGTGCGCGATACCGTGGAGGGCGAGCCGGTCGAGATTTTCCCCTACCTCGGCTGCGGGCGCCTGGCCGAGCCGCTGAACCGCTACCCGGTGGACGCCCTCTTTCACGGCCACGCCCACCACGGCTGCCCCGAGGGTCGCACCAACACGGGGGTACCCGTCTACAACGTGGCGCTGCCGCTGCTGCGGACCTTGCCCGAGAGCCCGACATACCGGCTGCTCACCTTGGGTGCATAG